A genomic window from Nocardioides sp. BP30 includes:
- a CDS encoding ATP-binding cassette domain-containing protein has translation MTQHPDAHHPTYDPAASVVRACGLCRSLTPDGGILDGLDLDLHGGQVVAVVGRRGSGKTTLLRALARLDREVVASGYLRTPERIAVLGDPGLRPWKRVLDEVALGVTASAGGASVADVRPRARRALAEVGLIDLEDTWAGELCPADQHRVALARALAGDPELLLADEPYRALDALDQRLLHRALRLATARRGLATVVVTHDPHEALVLADRVVGLAEGRVHLDLAVRGPDGEAPVEDGYAEAHEQLLALIGTGAHRAAAPQQTGDVRRETA, from the coding sequence ATGACGCAGCACCCCGACGCCCACCACCCGACGTACGACCCGGCGGCCAGTGTGGTCCGAGCGTGTGGACTGTGCCGCAGCCTCACCCCCGACGGCGGCATCCTCGACGGCCTCGATCTCGACCTGCACGGCGGTCAGGTGGTCGCCGTCGTCGGTCGCCGCGGCAGCGGCAAGACCACGCTGCTGCGCGCCCTCGCCCGGCTCGACCGCGAGGTGGTGGCGAGCGGCTACCTGCGCACCCCGGAGCGGATCGCCGTCCTCGGCGACCCGGGTCTGCGGCCGTGGAAGCGGGTGCTCGACGAGGTGGCGCTCGGCGTCACCGCCAGTGCCGGCGGGGCCAGTGTGGCCGACGTACGGCCCCGGGCCCGGCGCGCACTGGCCGAGGTCGGCCTGATCGATCTCGAGGACACCTGGGCCGGCGAGCTGTGCCCCGCCGACCAGCACCGGGTCGCCCTGGCCCGCGCCCTGGCCGGCGACCCCGAGCTGCTCCTCGCCGACGAGCCCTACCGCGCCCTCGACGCCCTCGACCAGCGCCTCTTGCACCGGGCACTGCGCCTCGCCACCGCACGACGCGGGCTGGCCACGGTGGTCGTCACCCACGACCCGCACGAGGCGCTCGTCCTCGCCGACCGGGTGGTCGGACTCGCCGAAGGCCGGGTCCACCTCGACCTCGCCGTGCGCGGTCCGGACGGCGAGGCGCCGGTCGAGGACGGCTACGCCGAAGCGCACGAGCAGCTGCTGGCGCTGATCGGCACGGGCGCGCACCGAGCGGCAGCACCGCAACAGACCGGCGACGTACGGCGGGAGACCGCCTAG
- the prfB gene encoding peptide chain release factor 2: MAATDFDAEIKQLQATLHTVEQVLDLPAMKTEIADLESQVAAPDLWDDQANAQKVTGRLSLLQGEVERFEQLAGRVEDLGVLAELAQEESDADTLAEADAELNRVKKDVEALEVRTLLSGEYDAREAIVTIRSGAGGVDAADFAETLMRMYTRWAEQHKYPVEVFDVSYAEEAGIKSAEFAIHAPYAYGTLSVEAGTHRLVRISPFDNQGRRQTSFAAVEVVPVLEQTDDIEVDENDVRVDVFRSGGPGGQSVNTTDSAVRLTHIPTGIVVSCQNEKSQLQNKASAMVVLKAKLLAKKKAEEAALKKDLKGDVAASWGDQMRNYVLNPYQIVKDLRTGYETGNPTSVFDGDLDAFLEAGIRWRRGADKAAAN; this comes from the coding sequence TGAAGACCGAGATCGCCGACCTGGAGAGCCAGGTGGCCGCACCTGACCTCTGGGACGACCAGGCCAACGCGCAGAAGGTCACCGGCCGGCTCTCCCTGCTGCAGGGCGAGGTGGAGCGCTTCGAACAGCTCGCCGGGCGGGTCGAGGACCTCGGTGTCCTTGCCGAGCTCGCCCAGGAGGAGAGCGACGCGGACACGCTGGCGGAGGCCGACGCCGAGCTGAACCGGGTCAAGAAGGACGTCGAGGCGCTCGAGGTCCGCACGCTGCTGTCCGGTGAGTACGACGCCCGCGAGGCGATCGTGACCATCCGCTCGGGCGCTGGTGGCGTGGACGCCGCCGACTTCGCCGAGACGCTGATGCGGATGTACACGCGCTGGGCCGAGCAGCACAAGTACCCCGTCGAGGTCTTCGACGTCTCCTACGCCGAGGAGGCCGGCATCAAGTCGGCCGAGTTCGCGATCCACGCGCCGTACGCCTACGGCACGCTCTCGGTCGAGGCCGGCACCCACCGGCTCGTCCGGATCAGCCCGTTCGACAACCAGGGCCGGCGGCAGACGTCGTTCGCGGCGGTCGAGGTGGTGCCGGTGCTCGAGCAGACCGACGACATCGAGGTCGACGAGAACGACGTCCGCGTCGACGTCTTCCGTTCCGGCGGCCCCGGCGGCCAGTCGGTCAACACGACCGACTCCGCGGTCCGCCTGACGCACATCCCGACGGGCATCGTCGTCAGCTGCCAGAACGAGAAGTCGCAGCTGCAGAACAAGGCCTCGGCGATGGTGGTGCTGAAGGCCAAGCTGCTGGCGAAGAAGAAGGCCGAGGAGGCCGCGCTCAAGAAGGACCTCAAGGGCGACGTCGCGGCAAGCTGGGGCGACCAGATGCGCAACTACGTGCTCAACCCCTACCAGATCGTCAAGGACCTGCGGACCGGCTACGAGACCGGCAATCCGACCTCGGTCTTCGACGGTGACCTGGACGCGTTCCTCGAGGCCGGCATCCGCTGGCGCCGGGGGGCCGACAAGGCTGCGGCCAACTGA
- the ftsE gene encoding cell division ATP-binding protein FtsE, with protein sequence MIRFEKVTKTYPGTGKPALDQVSVDVEKGEFVFLVGQSGSGKSTALRLILREARPTSGRVYVAGKEINRLAGWKVPRLRRQIGTVFQDFRLLQNKTVAENVAFALQVTGHSRDEITQRVPDTLELVGLEGKAERMPDELSGGEQQRVAIARAFVNRPMILIADEPTGNLDPTTSVGIMKLLDRINRTGTTVVMATHDASIVDQMRKRVVELDGGRVIRDQAQGVYGFQH encoded by the coding sequence GTGATTCGCTTCGAGAAGGTCACCAAGACCTATCCCGGCACCGGGAAGCCAGCGCTCGACCAGGTGTCAGTGGACGTGGAGAAGGGCGAGTTCGTCTTCCTCGTCGGTCAGTCGGGCTCGGGCAAGTCGACGGCGCTCCGCCTGATCCTGCGCGAGGCCCGCCCCACCAGCGGCCGGGTGTACGTCGCCGGCAAGGAGATCAACCGCCTGGCGGGCTGGAAGGTGCCGCGGCTGCGCCGTCAGATCGGCACCGTGTTCCAGGACTTCCGCCTGCTGCAGAACAAGACCGTCGCCGAGAACGTCGCGTTCGCGCTGCAGGTGACAGGCCACTCCCGCGACGAGATCACCCAGCGGGTGCCCGACACCCTCGAGCTGGTCGGCCTGGAGGGCAAGGCCGAGCGGATGCCCGACGAGCTCTCCGGCGGTGAGCAGCAGCGGGTCGCGATCGCGCGCGCGTTCGTCAACCGGCCGATGATCCTCATCGCGGACGAGCCCACCGGCAACCTCGACCCGACCACCAGCGTCGGGATCATGAAGCTGCTCGACCGGATCAACCGCACCGGCACGACGGTGGTGATGGCGACCCACGACGCCAGCATCGTCGACCAGATGCGCAAGCGTGTCGTGGAGCTCGACGGCGGCCGGGTCAT